A window of Ranitomeya variabilis isolate aRanVar5 chromosome 2, aRanVar5.hap1, whole genome shotgun sequence contains these coding sequences:
- the LOC143803930 gene encoding uncharacterized protein LOC143803930, translating into MNTTYLWEDHLHLRETCIPEIRPKSGKIHQNLQKHNQGWTTNQKQFIASIIPCSCFHTNIVDQKTEGNMSPLHPYLSGKGSISQDERSEKVSDSVECLTDTLAQKCAMPPAGIFRVQNDGHGPLWMSYTQKVTHVHPGLPPVSMYHTIDDN; encoded by the exons ATGAATACCACCTACCTCTGGGAGGACCATCTACATCTCAGGGAGACCTGCATTCCAGAAATAAGACCTAAATCTGGAAAAATCCACCAAAACCTGCAGAAACATAATCAGGGCTGGACTACCAATCAGAAGCAATTTATTGCTTCCATTATCCCAT GTTCCTGCTTCCATACAAATATCGTGGACCAAAAGACTGAGGGCAACATGAGCCCATTGCATCCATATCTATCAGGAAAAGGATCGATTTCCCAGGATGAGCGGTCAGAAAAAGTCAGTGACTCCGTAG agtGCCTTACAGACACATTAGCACAGAAATGTGCCATGCCGCCTGCTGGCATTTTCAGAGTGCAAAATGATGGACATGGTCCACTGTGGATGTCCTACACTCAGAAGGTCACCCATGTTCACCCTGGGCTTCCACCAGTGAGCATGTATCATACAATTGATGACAACTGA
- the LOC143809857 gene encoding germ cell nuclear acidic protein-like, giving the protein MDLTSPASPYVQDFQNTKYELVTWLFKIFNSTVFESKLPESNIEIKWSKRLRVSAGNCRNTFLDGDLYSIIQLSEKVCDSAERLRDTLLHEMCHAACWHLNGVQVDGHGPFWVSYTEQAARVHPELPPVSVYHTFDIKYKYNYVCAGCGRRVGRFSKVCKEKEYCRKCGGKLLMENI; this is encoded by the exons ATGGACctcacatctccggcatctccgtaTGTGCAGGACTTCCAGAACACCAAATATGAGCTGGTTACATGGCTGTTCAAGATCTTCAACAGCACCGTGTTTGAGAGCAAG CTTCCTGAGTCAAACATAGAAATAAAGTGGAGTAAGAGACTCAGGGTATCAGCTGGAAACTGCCGTAACACCTTTCTGGATGGAGATCTATACTCCATAATTCAACTGTCAGAGAAAGTGTGCGACTCTGCAG AGCGCCTTAGAGACACATTACTGCACGAAATGTGCCATGCCGCTTGCTGGCATTTAAATGGCGTACAAGTTGATGGACATGGTCCATTCTGGGTGTCGTACACCGAACAGGCCGCACGTGTCCACCCAGAGTTACCACCTGTGAGCGTCTATCACACTTTTGACATCAAGTACAAGTACAACTATGTGTGCGCAGGTTGTGGACGCAG AGTCGGACGTTTCTCTAAGGTCTGTAAAGAGAAGGAATATTGCCGAAAATGTGGAGGCAAACTTCTTATGGAAAACATCTAA